The Pyrus communis chromosome 5, drPyrComm1.1, whole genome shotgun sequence region ttttttggtcaagaaTTTACGAGCATTGAGAATACATGTTTATAGATTCGGTCTATAATCTATGTATTTATATAGCaatggctttttagccaaactAATCTTTAAGATTTCATCTCTTCACTTTGGTCtctgaaatttgaaatcaattaaAGTGGTCACTAAGTTTgttcatcatcaatcattttggttattccttgaaaaatctccattaaataaggataaaatgaaaaaaatatccttaattttttgtcaaaacattTTGACCCATTGTTTAATAAGGAAAACACTAAATTAATGGGTAACTGAAGGTTTCATTTTGATGATGACTCATAAAGTGATGACTCATAAAGTCATTATTTCAAATGTATTTTCTAAATTAATGGGTAACTGAaggtttcattttatttaataagGAAAACATGAAAATTGAATAATCTACTCTTTATGGTATTTATGAAGAATCGGCGAGAAAAGGGATTCATGtattcatgaattttttttttttcgaacgaTAAAGTTTGTTAAATTAGTCTCCGATGAAGTTTGAATCCACATCATTATGTAAGAGCCCAATTCCTTTCTACCATTCTGGTAAAGGTCACTTACATGTATTCATGAAATTGGatgaaccctaaacccttttaAGAGATTAGTCTTACATAAAATCGGTATTGAGGAAGAGGGAAAGAGATAAGGATGGGCGGCTGCCATGGCAACCGATAAGAAATTATAAATCCACCCATTACAATTATTCAGATAAAGTAATTTGATAGCACAGAGGGAGGGCAAAGATGATTGTGTCAAGTATAACAAATGTCTTTCATGACCGAGAGAGAGGAAAGCGAGAGAATACTAAAGAAACGAAGAGAAAGAAGACAGCGGTGAATATAACGAAAATCTTGCAGCTTCTTCGACCGCCGGTATTGCTTGCTCTCTCTGCTTCTACCAATGCTTCTGCTGCTGCAACTGCAATCGCAAGCGGCTTATCGCCCACCTGCTGCCCTTTTTCTTGGTCTAGACAAAACACAAATACCAGACAGTCCAAGAGATCAATACAATCAATACAGCAAGTTCTTCAAAAATGCAAGTGGATATGGACTTACATGTGTACACTAAGATTGATATATATCGTATTTTAAAGCACAAACAAGAACAATGCCGGATGACAAAGTGAGAGTACGAACAACTTTGCTAAACAacataccattctcttcattaGAGTCTCCAAAGATGCTGCGGAACCAATCTTCCTTTTGCCAACTAAAAACATAGTCTTTATCTTTCACCATGGGTCCACCCCACAGGAAGTAGGTTCCTGGAACAAATTCTTCCAAATCCTCATAAAAGGGATGGCAAGGGTCTATGTTGTAGTCTTGGATGCTCATGATCTCAACTTCTCGCTCGTGCACAAGTTGGATGCCGCACTCTTTCACTAGAAATGGAGAATGTGTAAATATTGAAACAGTCACTTCATCGCCACATTCTAATCGATTCCCAAACTTCCAGTGGCTTAACCATGTCATGTCGTTTCCATCATCAGGAATGCCGTAGCAGGAGGGGCCATAGATCCAATTAAGATTCTTGCTTTTGTTACTTATTTTGATCATTACTGGATTAGGCATACCAGAAAAATTATACACACCAGAATTTGCATAGACGGAGAAGATATTCAATCCTTGGATCTTGAAATTAGGAAGTGAAGGCAAAGTAAAAGATATTGAGGACCCTTTACTTGTATGACTGAACCGGCCTGGAACCTCGTTTCCAGGAAGAAATGTGCTGAATATACCATATTCATACAATCCCTATGCCAGATAGCAAACAGTAATTAGTTGTTTTACCAAAATTTAGTTCTTCCCAACTTTTCTTTCTCTAGCTTACATGTCACATGATAATACACAAACCATCATTGCGTTAAATACCAGCAGTGTGAGCATGTCATGCAAATTTGGAAAAACAATTGGGGTTACATATAGCATtcttgtgagagagagagagagagatagagagagagaagcaccTCAAGGGGACGGATCATGCCATCCCGATATAGCATATCTGGGATGAACATCCTGATGGCTTTCATGGATTCCAAGTTGCACAATCCCAAAAGTTTGATCATTTCTACATCAACTCTTTCAATGGGTTCTAACTTATACCAGTACTCAATCTCAGCAAGTTTAAAGTTGTAACCATGCATAAACCTCTCCGGGATGCACGAAATTGTTTGAAATGTTATTTTTTCCAAGGATTCAGAATGTACTGTAACTAATTCTGTAACTCTCGGTAGCCCCACAAGCGATTTGAGCTTTGAACACCGGGAAAATGCAAGGTGATTGAGCTTCGTGAGGCCTCTGATGCAATCTGGTAGGCTACAAATTGGATTGCTACTTAGATCCAAACTCTGCAATGAGGGTAAGTTACCAAAATCCCTTGGAAAAGCATCATCAGAAAGATTgcattccgttagacttaaaaCCACTAAAGTGTGAGGAAAAGTGGTAGTGTGTAATCTACTTATTGGAATTTCATCTCCTAGAAACACTTTTAGAGATTCCATCTTTCCCATTTCCATGGAAAATTCATTAAGACTCGAACAACCAGATACAATAAGTGTTTCGAGTGATTTAAGCATAGAAATGCTCTTTGGAAGCTTTGTAATATTTCTGCAACCTTTCATATTCAAGTAAACAAGCTTCTCTAGATTTCCAATGGATTCATGGACATAAACCAAGCTTACACAATCTTCAAGAATAAATCTTTCTAGATTGGGGACCGATGAAAAGTCAGCGGTTTCAATGAGATCATGGGAATGGCTGAGATCAAGGATCTTTAATGCTGGAAGATACTGTAAAACGATAAAATGCAAGAAAGCATGGGATTAATAATTGGCGTTAAAAAAGAGTTAATATGGGAATTGttcttggcactccaaaaatctcattttgcactcctcataagtgtatttttcattataaatatagaaagtttggagtgctaataacaattcccgtTAATATTAGCGCATATAAATCCCTAGATTCCCTACAAcagaagaacaaaacaaaagttcaaTACCTTTATTCCCTTCCATATTTGTCTTAGGCTGCTGTAGTGCATTTCAAGAACAACCATGCTCTCTAAAAGAAGATCGCTGGGTATAGAGTCTAAGGGGAATTTAAGCCAATGCAACCATCTCAATCCATTAGGAAATTCTTCATAGCATCCATTAAGTTGTACATAACTAAGCTGGAGGAATCTCAACTTGACCATCCTTTTAAATGCCTTGGTTTCCAAGACAACCATATTCGATTTTCTTGAAGGGCAGTCCGCAGGATGCATGTTCAGGGCAagaccttcaattttttttgaaccctaatacaaaagaagaaagaaaaacaaaagaatttgGATTGGTAACACACACTTAAACACAAAAAGAGGAAAATTCATCCATAATTACAAAAGGAAATTTCTTACATTCTTTTCTCTCAAGACATTGAGAGAATCCTTATGATTCCATAATCTGCTACGTTTCTCAGGCTCTTTCGATTCTTGGCGAACAATTTCTCTTCCCATGTCCCGAATCATTTGATGCATCTTCACTTTATTATATTCATCAACTGTTACCAAACATCGGTCGATGAGATTTTGAATGCCAACAATTGTAAAGAAGCCGCATCCATCTAGTATCTTGACAATGACATCCTTATCCTTTCCAATAAAGAAACATGCAATGTGGAGGAATAAATTTTTGTCATGGTCATCTTGTAAGGATTCGTAGCTTAATTTGAGCTTATTCATGATGTCACTGTTTGGAATAGCTTCCAATTTCTTCAATGCACTTTCCCATACATCTAAATTTTGCCCCGATAGAGAGGAACCAAAAACTTGAAGAGCCAATGGAAGTCCACCGCTATGCCTTACTACTCTTTCTGAAAGTTCGATGTAACCATCAATTGGATGGTCTTGTCCAAAAGCATGCCAACTAAAGAGCTCCAATGATTCAACATGATTTAAAGTTTGAACATTATGTACCTTAACAGCCTTCTGAGACTTTAACAACCCTGCACGCCTAGTTGTTATAATGATTTTACTTCCTGGATAAAACCAATCTTGCATTCTAAGTATTGCATCTAATTGGCTCGTATGATCTACATCATCAAGAACGAGAAGAACTTTTTTGCAGCTAATGACATCTTTAATCTTAATTATTCCCTCGCTAATACTATGTATCTTCACTTCTCTCCCACCCAATATATCATAGAGAAGTTGCATTTGAACTTGTACCAAGCCATTAGGTCTTTCAGAAATTTCCCTGATGTTTTCAAGGAAACTTCTTCCTTcaaatcttgaaaaatttgaattgtaaACAACTTGCGCAATGGTTGTCTTCCCTATTCCACCAATACCACAAATTACAAATATGCCAACATTGGATGATCCATCTTGTAACCATAAAGTAATCTCTTCTACTCGAGAATTGATACCAACCAGGTAAGGGGCAACACTTAATGGCGTGCGACTTAATTTGGCTTCGATCACTTTAACAATTTTCTTGATAAACTTCGCCTCATGCCTAAAAAATTGCAATCGAAATGACTTCAAATGATCAAAATTATAATGTATATAAGAGGTAATTTAGTGACAAAGTTAATCCACTAGCTAGCAATAAAAAGATAATCTAATTACTGaaacttcataaaaataaatcagTTGTAGTAGGAGTTTACccatcattttcattttgtaaGACCATCCCTGCTAGATCTGCAACTTCTGCAAGTGCTGCCCTCCATCCATTTACCCTGTCCTTGCTCAAAGATCGATTTTTTTGGTGTCTAGAAAATGCTTTCGCAAATGATCCAGTCTGCTTCCTCACCTCCGATGGATCAATGTCATAAAACACTGGTATAACTATATTTTTAGACGCCTTCTTCCGTTCAAGGATCATCACAAGCTCGTCAAGGCACCACTTGGAAGAAGCGTAGTCTTTTGAAAACACTATGACTGAACTTTGAGAGTGTTGGATTGCTATCGGCAGCTCCAACTTAATATCTTCCCCTCTCTCAAGTTCATCATCATCTCGGAAAGTTCGAAGGCCTGCACTGACAAAGGCTTCATAGAGGTGGTCGGTAAAAGTCTTGCGAGTGTCTTCGCCTCTAAAACTCAAGAACACGTGATAAGTACTAGAATCGGAAGACGAGGCTTCTCGAGCTCTAACGAGAGCCATGGACGAACTCAGTTCTCTTGCTGGTAATTACTCTGCTGATCATAGAGATAAGGTGATACTAATGTCCTTTCTTGGTCAAGCAAATAAAGATAGTCTACCGCATCGACTTAAAAGCAATTGGAGCAACATGAAGGTACATATGCCCTCTCTTTTTTCACTCAGCCAAGAAAACGAAATCAGGTTCCTTACAACCATAATGCATGACAGCTTGGTAAAACTGGGGCAACGTGCGAATTTGATAGTGACATAAATTGGAAGATGCCAAACTTTTCTTAATACAAGTGATATAGGGAAGCATAAAATTTGAACTTCGGATATTAGGTGCAAAGAAGAATACTTTTAACCAACTTAGCTACAAGTCTTTTATGAATTGAAGATATAAGTAGTATTAcaatttagtgatattcttAATTATTAAGGTTGACTTATTAGTTAGCTTAGCCTAAATCAACACCTCTTAGAGTCGAACCTAAAACTAAATGTGAAAAATGggactttttctttcttttttggtaaATATATATGTGACAATTTTTaccttatatataaatatatatatatatatacacacacatatattaaataaatgcATATACCGTAATCAAGTCCTATTGTCAATGGAAAATCAAGTGGGAGGGGGAGAGATTCCCTTTGCTTTTTTACAAAGGTTGTCTTGGTGGGTTTGTGTGGTGGcaacacacacaaatatattaaataaatgcATATACCGTAATCAAGTCCTATTGTCAACGGAAAATCAAGTGGGAGAGGGAGAGATTCCCTTTGCTTTTTTTACAAAGGTTGTCTTGGTGGGTTTGTGTGGTGGCAACGGCATCATGCGACTAAGGTGTCACAACGACTTTCAGGAGACGTTTACTAAtccataattaaattaagatgaattgaattgaggaggaattagAATGAggatgaattgaattgaggaggaattagAATGAGGTGGAATCATAATCAGAttcttgttgaagttgtttactaaaactgcCTGGAATCGGAATAGGAATGATGTTGAGTTCGTAtaaattgtttactaattcacttcaatTGGAATGAAAACTAGATTGATTACTAAATTGctcttacataaataaattattttcttactaattaattaaattaaattcttaattaaatttatataataaaatttatttatataaaaatatttaaataggttttatttatttattaaaagatggcATAATGAGTGTCAAATGAAGAGCAATGTTAGGATAATCAGAAACAAGTGAGGGCATAATTGGTAGAAGAAATGCATTCCAGATTCCTCAAGTGTCAAGGAATTGAAATACCTCCCTCATGTAGGgagtccaattcctccaaaattAGGAGTTGGATTCCTTAATGCGCGTGAACCTCACATGTATTTTGATTTCCTAAGATTACATAAACAAATGTGTATCCTGTAATAGGAATTCAATTCCGTAAATTAATTCTGATTACGGGTAAGTTACGAACTAATCCATCAAGTTTGGTTTTAACTTCATTTTAAGTATCGTGCACAAAAATTCATGCATTCTTCCATTAAGTACCCCTCAGCAATTAAGGCCTCAGGGTGCGCATGATTACACGCataattttgaagtgttaataaatacctacaaaacaatgtaattaaaataaaatctggtaagttatattaaaaaatatatataaacatatttgattaagatgaaattaaaattacatTAGCATATTTACGAACCTCTCAATAGTATACAGCCATAAAATTGAATAGCTCCAACAATTAATGCTTCCTCAGCTAGATGGATAAACAAATGTTCCATTACATCAAAGAAAGACAGTGGAAAGATCTTCTCCAAATGAAAAAGTGCATGGACAATCTGATCTTGAACATGTTCAAAATCAGATAACATGTTCACTTTTGAGCAAAGTTGTCTAAAGAAATAGGTCAACTCGATTAATACCTCAACAACAGTTTTAGGCAAAGCTCTATGTGCAGCTACAGGAAGTAATTGTTGCATTAGTATATGCTGGTCATGGCTTTTAAGACTCCAAAGACTACGCTCCTTTATGTTTACACGACGAAAAATATTTGAAGCTTAACCGTCTGAAACCTTTACTTCCTTCAATACTTTTATGAACAcatctttattttctttattcatAGTAAAATAAGCAGGAGGTAGGTAAACCTTTACTCTTACCTCGTTCTTGGGGGTGTAATGGTTTTTTGATGCTCAGCTCTTGCAAATCAAGTTGTGATTTCAAATTATCCTTAGTCATTTTAGCAACACCTAACAATGTCTAATGcatattttcagaaaaaatCTTTTCAATATGCATGACATCCAGATTATGATGAACCAAATTATGTTCTCAATACAGTaactaaaaaacataaatactTTTATTCTTCCATAATGATCGATCATTTTTATTCTTAAGTTCATCTATTTTCCTTTTTCGAATGCCTTCCTTTTTACACTCTGTGAGTATCCTTTGTAATTGTCTTTTCACATCAGTACCAGAAATTTAGGTGGTGCACGTCCTCATTCTTGTGTGCCATCAAAAGATGCCTTATCTTTTCGAAACTTATGACTTATGGCTAAGTACCTAAGGTGACCTGTGTGGCAATAATTTCTTCTATTAGTCAGCCAACGAGATCTTGTGTTCTTATTGCAAGAAGTAGACCTGTAAACGGGTCGTGTTTGTTGCGTTTGGGTCTGGTTCAATCCGACCTGTTAAGTTAACGGGTCATCCGAACCTAACCCGTTAAGCTTAACGGGTCACCTGAACCCGTTAacaactattattattattattattattattattttgcatagtttattttttgttgtaagACTTTACTGAAATTACTAAAACATTCTCAACTAACGGGTCTAATGGGTTGACCCAAAGTGACCCGTTATTTAACGGGTTGTTAACGGGTTCACTCGTTAGCGACCCGACTCGTTAAGCATCCACCCAAAtactaatattaacgggttgggtcCAAAATGTCAGCTCTAGCAAGAAGGACATGCTTTCCCACCTTTAATGCTCCAATCCGATAAATTTCCATATGTAGGAAAGTCACAAAAGTCCAAAACAATGCAGCATGTAGTTTAAACATCTAATTGCTTAAGGCATCATAAGTATGTACACCTTCATGCCACAATTCCTTTGAACTCCTCAATCAATGGTTGTAAATATACATCAATCTTATTACTAGGTGCTCTCGAGCCATCTGTGAGCACATATAATATATAGAAAGGCTGCTTCATGCATATCCATTGACACGCTCGACCCTGATATTGACCAAACACCAGAATAGGCACGTGCTAGCTGACActagaaggtgatgaagccatattaggatgcatgaAAAGTAACGAACATAAATAAAAGTTATCAATTTAATTATAGTGAATATGCAAttgaggaacgtgttcagagcatacaactaaacAGAGACACTAAAcaggaataatataaaattgaatgaacaaaaggATGGGCCCCCCAccaagaggactcgaagatgccgatgcggaagtgccttgacgccGGGATTATACGCCtggattctaagtcctgaggggggtgcaaaacaaaacatgagtggactaagttgatatataagtaatactaaaacagttattCAACAACGTACTGACCCCCaaaatttatgaaaactcaatagtataatatgtaataggttttccgagaACCCTAACATGTcataaaaccttcataaaatatatatcataAATAGTGTGTTAAATAGTGGTATCAGTATCGCCCGAAGGCATATAAAACTCTTCATTCACCTGAAGGCCTTCATTCGACCCATAGGCCCTTACATCACCCAATCGAAGCCATATATAGATATCATTCGATCTGTAGACCCCTACATTACCcgaccgaagccatatatagATAACATTTGCCCGTAGGCAtatagtgaccactagataagcacaaaactcattgaacataatatttccaaagtataagtatatatatCTCAACGAAGCTcagtagctcaaacatcatatcataaatcatgttcatagtatatagtcatcaatcatatataccacGAAGAACGTAAAGtcgataaagcatgataatTCATAAAGCGTGAAATATCAATAAGcgtaaatccaatttactcataaacgtttcataaaacgtaaccattaaatcatgcttttcatgtatgtatTTCTAgcaattaaaacatgcattttggaaggggtccactcacagatactttgTCGTCAAGAGCCGTGCGAAATAGGAAGGACGGAAACGCTGCTAAtaatcgcacctaagcacataaagggtccaattaataaaaatctACCATAACTATTGAATTTCATAAAACGAATGTCATAAACGGATTTAGGACGTCAAAAAACGTAAGGGGGGACCTCGGGTACCCTCACGTATTGCCACACGCGCCCTTACGTGCCTCCACGGGGTGGCGGCGGGATGGCCACGCCCCGATTTGGGTCGCCGTAAAGTTCGCTAGAAAAGTCAACGGCGTTGCCATGGAGGGTGGTAGAGCACAGTACCTCCTGTGGAGGTGCATGTGCTCCACGCGCTGGCCAAGGTAGACACATATGCGCCCATACGTGGACCCACGCTCGGCTTAGGATTTGGGTTGGTTCCACATGGGTTGGGCTGATGGTTTTGGGCCAAGGGTTTAATGGGTTTAGGCTACAAGGTTAGGCTTGGGCCTAGTTTGGGTTTGGGTTCAGATAGG contains the following coding sequences:
- the LOC137733733 gene encoding disease resistance protein RUN1-like, which translates into the protein MALVRAREASSSDSSTYHVFLSFRGEDTRKTFTDHLYEAFVSAGLRTFRDDDELERGEDIKLELPIAIQHSQSSVIVFSKDYASSKWCLDELVMILERKKASKNIVIPVFYDIDPSEVRKQTGSFAKAFSRHQKNRSLSKDRVNGWRAALAEVADLAGMVLQNENDGHEAKFIKKIVKVIEAKLSRTPLSVAPYLVGINSRVEEITLWLQDGSSNVGIFVICGIGGIGKTTIAQVVYNSNFSRFEGRSFLENIREISERPNGLVQVQMQLLYDILGGREVKIHSISEGIIKIKDVISCKKVLLVLDDVDHTSQLDAILRMQDWFYPGSKIIITTRRAGLLKSQKAVKVHNVQTLNHVESLELFSWHAFGQDHPIDGYIELSERVVRHSGGLPLALQVFGSSLSGQNLDVWESALKKLEAIPNSDIMNKLKLSYESLQDDHDKNLFLHIACFFIGKDKDVIVKILDGCGFFTIVGIQNLIDRCLVTVDEYNKVKMHQMIRDMGREIVRQESKEPEKRSRLWNHKDSLNVLREKNGSKKIEGLALNMHPADCPSRKSNMVVLETKAFKRMVKLRFLQLSYVQLNGCYEEFPNGLRWLHWLKFPLDSIPSDLLLESMVVLEMHYSSLRQIWKGIKYLPALKILDLSHSHDLIETADFSSVPNLERFILEDCVSLVYVHESIGNLEKLVYLNMKGCRNITKLPKSISMLKSLETLIVSGCSSLNEFSMEMGKMESLKVFLGDEIPISRLHTTTFPHTLVVLSLTECNLSDDAFPRDFGNLPSLQSLDLSSNPICSLPDCIRGLTKLNHLAFSRCSKLKSLVGLPRVTELVTVHSESLEKITFQTISCIPERFMHGYNFKLAEIEYWYKLEPIERVDVEMIKLLGLCNLESMKAIRMFIPDMLYRDGMIRPLEGLYEYGIFSTFLPGNEVPGRFSHTSKGSSISFTLPSLPNFKIQGLNIFSVYANSGVYNFSGMPNPVMIKISNKSKNLNWIYGPSCYGIPDDGNDMTWLSHWKFGNRLECGDEVTVSIFTHSPFLVKECGIQLVHEREVEIMSIQDYNIDPCHPFYEDLEEFVPGTYFLWGGPMVKDKDYVFSWQKEDWFRSIFGDSNEENDQEKGQQVGDKPLAIAVAAAEALVEAERASNTGGRRSCKIFVIFTAVFFLFVSLVFSRFPLSRS